The proteins below are encoded in one region of Desulfosalsimonas propionicica:
- a CDS encoding complex I 24 kDa subunit family protein: MAYNNDIDWEKIDDIIDEYSSDKESLLMILQDINELYNFVPPETIPVLAQKLNVPKSLIYSVATFYKTISLEPRGKYIVNVCTGTACHVRGAEKIIDAVQDNLQIDTGQTTQDGLFTLETVRCLGCCAAGPVFTVNKNMHGGLDRSSAINIIDDYKKNAS; this comes from the coding sequence ATGGCATACAACAACGACATCGATTGGGAAAAAATAGACGACATCATTGATGAATACAGCAGCGACAAAGAATCGCTGCTCATGATTTTGCAGGACATAAACGAACTGTATAACTTTGTTCCCCCGGAAACCATACCGGTACTGGCACAAAAGCTCAATGTGCCAAAAAGCCTGATCTACAGTGTGGCCACCTTTTATAAGACCATCAGTCTTGAACCCCGGGGTAAATATATCGTCAATGTCTGTACCGGGACGGCCTGCCACGTCCGGGGAGCGGAAAAAATCATTGATGCCGTGCAGGACAATCTCCAAATCGATACCGGACAGACAACCCAGGACGGCCTGTTCACCCTGGAAACCGTTCGCTGCCTGGGCTGCTGTGCCGCCGGACCGGTTTTTACGGTAAACAAGAACATGCACGGCGGCCTGGATCGATCAAGTGCGATAAACATAATTGATGACTATAAGAAAAATGCCTCTTAA
- a CDS encoding FAD-dependent oxidoreductase: MTQETIGSVLVVGGGISGMQTALDLADSGYYVYLLEKSPSIGGVMSQLDKTFPTNDCAMUIISPKLVEVGRHLNIELITYADLEAVEGKPGNFKVKVKKRARSINPDLCTGCGACVENCPVSQTIAAN, encoded by the coding sequence ATGACACAAGAAACAATCGGATCCGTACTGGTGGTCGGCGGCGGCATCTCGGGGATGCAGACCGCCCTGGACCTGGCTGATTCCGGATATTACGTCTACCTTCTGGAAAAAAGCCCCTCCATCGGAGGGGTTATGTCCCAACTCGACAAGACCTTTCCCACAAACGACTGTGCAATGTGAATTATCTCGCCCAAACTGGTCGAGGTCGGCCGGCACCTGAATATCGAGCTAATCACATATGCAGATCTGGAAGCCGTTGAAGGCAAACCCGGAAATTTCAAAGTCAAGGTCAAAAAGCGGGCCCGGAGCATTAACCCGGATCTGTGCACCGGATGCGGCGCGTGTGTTGAAAACTGCCCGGTTTCCCAGACCATCGCTGCAAACTAA
- a CDS encoding ATP-binding protein, producing the protein MNVAIVGGGTRGLYLLNFLEENSFQMIDLNVVAVADINENAPGLLRAAERGLYVTADYNTIFERNDIDLIIELTGDLEIYNDILRKKKKHVHALAHTTALLFWEIDDACKKVNGADLLTGHKQNVYEVLMNQFIQEEAMVIDKDYRVVDMNEAMMKKLGRTSQDVIGRFCYQVGHHLDQPCSGKNHPCPLAEVYKKNEPCMTTHVHLDQDNNEIYYAISCYPLNNDEEIIGVIEILRDITPEIKVQKAQMQQEKLMSIGRLSAGIAHEINNPLTTIMTSAMMLQEDLDSESEMHEELRIISSEAQRCRKIVQSLLDFARQTKPMQKIQDINAIIRESIYLTKKQAEFNDITIESDLPDDLPRIYVDKEQIQQLLINLTLNAVEATGAGGRIMFTTGYDPAADTIAIHVTDTGKGIEKQDLEKIFDPFFTTREIGTGLGLSIAHSIVEQHGGNIEVSSRSGSGTRFTVTLPVKGVSEE; encoded by the coding sequence ATGAACGTAGCCATTGTGGGAGGCGGCACTCGTGGTTTATATCTGCTGAATTTTCTGGAAGAAAATTCTTTTCAGATGATTGATCTCAATGTCGTGGCCGTGGCGGATATCAACGAAAATGCCCCGGGACTGCTGCGTGCCGCTGAAAGGGGCCTGTATGTAACAGCCGATTACAACACTATTTTTGAGCGCAACGATATTGATCTGATCATTGAACTCACCGGCGATCTTGAGATTTATAACGATATTTTGCGTAAGAAGAAAAAGCACGTGCACGCCCTGGCCCATACCACGGCACTGCTGTTCTGGGAAATCGACGATGCCTGCAAAAAGGTAAATGGGGCGGACTTGCTGACCGGCCACAAACAGAATGTCTATGAAGTCCTGATGAACCAGTTCATTCAGGAAGAGGCCATGGTCATTGACAAGGATTACCGGGTCGTGGACATGAATGAGGCCATGATGAAAAAGCTGGGCAGAACCAGCCAGGACGTAATCGGCCGGTTCTGCTATCAGGTGGGCCATCACCTGGATCAGCCCTGCAGCGGCAAAAATCATCCTTGTCCCCTGGCAGAGGTGTATAAGAAAAATGAACCCTGCATGACCACCCATGTTCACCTGGATCAGGACAACAACGAGATCTATTATGCCATTTCCTGTTATCCCTTAAACAATGATGAGGAAATCATCGGTGTTATTGAAATCCTGCGCGACATCACCCCGGAGATCAAGGTTCAGAAGGCCCAGATGCAGCAGGAAAAGCTGATGTCCATCGGCCGGCTGTCAGCCGGTATTGCCCATGAAATCAACAATCCGCTGACCACCATCATGACTTCGGCCATGATGCTCCAGGAAGATCTGGATTCGGAGAGTGAAATGCATGAAGAACTCCGGATCATTTCCAGCGAAGCCCAGCGATGCCGGAAGATCGTGCAAAGCCTGCTGGATTTCGCCCGCCAGACCAAACCCATGCAGAAGATCCAGGACATCAATGCCATTATCCGGGAAAGCATCTATCTGACCAAAAAACAGGCGGAATTCAATGATATCACCATTGAGTCGGATCTCCCCGATGATTTGCCCCGGATTTATGTGGACAAGGAACAGATCCAGCAGTTGCTGATCAACCTGACGCTCAATGCGGTGGAGGCAACCGGGGCCGGGGGACGCATCATGTTTACCACAGGCTATGATCCGGCTGCAGATACAATTGCCATTCATGTCACGGATACCGGCAAGGGGATTGAAAAACAGGATCTGGAAAAAATATTTGATCCGTTTTTCACCACCCGTGAAATTGGTACCGGACTGGGCCTTTCCATCGCTCATAGCATTGTGGAGCAGCACGGCGGCAATATCGAGGTTTCCAGCAGGTCCGGCAGCGGCACCCGCTTTACCGTCACGCTGCCGGTGAAAGGGGTTTCCGAAGAATGA